gatagagaaaacaaaaatttattgaTGTGATTTAGTATCGACAATCTATtacaatttgatattttacttttggtttattttggatttaaaatttaatttaattattcacagtaaacatttaaatacttatggattttaagttttaatagtttttattaaatgttaaacaatttaaattatttttgatattttgtatatgaaatgaaaataaaaataaagaaaaataaattaatgaatttttatataatttttaaaacagaaaatacctcttatattttattcaatatgtaatatattattatattatgaaatctagtaatttattaatttgtagTTCGCCTGCGGCCGATCAACTAATCAGAGAAATTGTTCAGTTCAATGTCCGAATGGAGTTTTAAAACATTGAATACACCTTATTATCCCAAAAATcaacaataatttattaaaacttttattcttttctttgacgaagacataatattaatataaatattatttgaattttgtgTAGATAAAGAATCAGCGAGGGCAAAGATAAAAACATATGCATCGCATTTTTTTGTCTGGATTAGTTGTGCATTTACCTACCCCTTCTTTATGCCTTTTGACACATGCGGCTTGACACTGGTTGGCAGCACATGTTCCACTTTTGTTTATTAATGGAATATTACATTGGttgtcagttttttttttctgagctATCGCCGTTTCACctgttattaaaataattaaaacataattttagtttttatatttaaaatagaaaatcattatttataaaacatatgttTAGAGAATTTTCTTCATAAACAGAAAAAActgaaaatctaaaacatcttcgTTCTTAATCAATGATTActcttaaaaaaatcattaaactcAATATTATAGAATTAGATATACAATTAATATAGGTATATAAAATAAACgccatcaaataaaatttattttagaatgattgtataatatattaataaaattataaatgaaaatacgAACCAAACAGAAAAATTGTGAGCATAAAGAAACCAATAAGCCAAGGTTTGAAAGCAACTTTCATCTTCGATAGTgaaataaaagtattttaaaaactaGAGAGACAGAGACGTATATTTATAATTGGATCACAAATTAAAACATGTCTAATTTAAGCTATGTACATATTCAAATTCCGATATAAAAGGATCTATTTTGACTAAGAAAAtcccataaataaataaaagttttaattcatttattttatatctaaaattgtGGATTTTGgatgtaaaatttatatctaaaaatctatatacttaaatatctttcaatacaaaacataattgattttatattagttattattattatataatattttaacagtaaaatcaaattttctcgTCAAAATTGCAATCATGTTTTTCTCATAAAATGGTTAAATCTTATATTTTCACGTAAACTGCTAAATCGTGCTTTCACACAAATTCGTGATGGAATAGGAATTTTTATTGTCGGGAACCCACACCTTGGACTATGGGCAGTGTTTCCACTCCGGGTTCGGATCCGCGGTCAAGCCGTAAATCCACTGATCCACTAAACAATCCGGTTTGAAATTTTGATAAAAGCCGCTAAAAACTTTTAAACCTGACAACCCGGCTATCGGTTGAACCACCAGATGAACCAATAAGTAatttttattcagttttttttagccttttaattattttattaaatatgttttgtaTTCTAAATAAGAAGttctctttaatttttaaatttttagtattcTCGTGAGATTATCATTTTCTTTAGTGCCACATATATCTCCTTCaactttcttttatattttttatttattttgttcatcGTGAATAgcatttattttagttttctagGTTCTAAACTATCATATAAATTGTGTTTTTAATTCTTAttgtaaatcatatattaaattatttaagttattttaaatattttacatgtagaaatgaaaattaaatttaaatattttttaaaactttttaagaAATATGAAACATCTCTTATATGTTTAATAGCTAATATATAATCacaaattaaaatcaattaatttatcaaTCTGCATTCATCCATGATCGACTCAGTAAACCCAGTGGCCGGAAAAGTAGTCCGGTTCACTGTTCGGATGGGGTTAAAAACATTgattctttctctcttctctgatcATCCGTGAAAATCGAGATTATATAAACCGGACCGGTTTAATTGAATGGAGAAGGGGTAATTTAGGAATCAGAAACTTTCATGATACTCCGTTGGCTTTTCCAACGTCCGTGGGGGgaaagaggagaagagagaaacTAATCACAATTTTGATTCTAATCTACCATGAGATGAGAGCAAACTCGAGAAAATTCTGAAGCTGGGAATGAACAATGTTCGTTACAGATTCTCCCGTGGAATCACGTTTCCCGAGAAAATCCACGTGATTGGATTTTTTCcaattttggttttgttgatgtTTCTCTCCGTCGAGAAAATCTGAGCAGATTCCGTCATAACAATGGTATGAGCTCTCTCTTTTTCTAATTGTATTTTGCAATTTCTTCAAATCATATTTATTCATTCTCTATGTATCAATTTGTTTTTGAGTTTCTAAATGTGTAACaatggttttgttgatttgaaaACTTTCCTTGTTTGATTGAATCGTGAATGAACATTTCCCAAAACGATGAAGAGGAAGGATTCTAGAAAATTATCTTATATTATTTCTCCTCTTGGCTGTTTTGATGATGTGATTGTATGTGCAGGCTGCTTCGGCCAAAGTAAGTGTAGGGTCTCACGTCTGGGTGGAGGATCCGGAAGAAGCCTGGATAGATGGTGAAGTAGAAGATGCTAATAGTGATGAAATCACTGTCAATTGTTCTGGAAAGACGGTAATAGCTTGTGAAAATATCTTGTTAGATAACAAGaagcacttttttttttatgtgatGCATCTGTTTCTCAGGTTGTGGCAAAGGTAAATGCTGTATACCCCAAGGACCCCGAGTTCCCTGAGCTTGGGGTCGACGACATGACCAAGCTTGCCTATTTGCATGAGCCAGGGCTTCTCCTCAACCTTAAGTGCCGATATGATGCAAATGAAATCTATGTAAGCTTCAGTGACCACTTCATTTACTAGTTTTCAACACTTGAGCTAAATTTATTTCATGGTGAATCCAGACATACACAGGAAATATATTGATAGCTGTGAATCCCTTTAAAAGGCTACCCCACCTTTATGGAATTGATACGATGAAACAGTACAAGGGTACCCCTTTTGGTGAGTTGAGTCCACATCCTTTTGCGGTTGCAGATTCTGCCTACAGGTATCACTGCATTCTCTTGGTGTTAGTTAGCTTGTGTTACTATTGCACCGTCACTTGCTTTTCAGCTTTACAATCATCgccaaattttcatttttaggaAAATGATCAATGAGGGAGTGAGCCAGGCGATCTTGGTGAGTGGTGAAAGCGGTGCTGGGAAGACGGAGAGCACAAAGATGCTCATGCGGTTTCTCGCCTACATGGGGGGAAGAGCTGAGAGTGAAGGACGATCCGTGGAGCAGCAAGTTTTGGAGGTAAGTAATTTTCTAAAACACAAGGCTACATGCTTGAAAAATTTACACTTAGTGAGTTACCTCCTCTGATTTACTTTCATGCTTTGCAGTCTAATCCAGTTTTAGAAGCTTTTGGCAATGCAAAAACCGTTAGAAACAATAACTCAAGGTGGAGAGGATGAGTCTCACGTTTGTTAATTTATCCATTTTGTATTTCcttgaatccaaatttaaaataaagattCCTATGTTGCAGTCGTTTTGGTAAATTTGTGGAGATTCAGTTCGATCAAAGAGGAAGAATTTCGGGAGCTGCTATCAGGACATATTTGTTAGAGAGGTCGCGGGTTTGTCAAGTATCTGACCCTGAAAGAAACTATCATTGCTTTTACATGCTTTGTGCTGCACCGGAACAGGTAAGCCTGATCCCTTCTTTGGCGGTATGTCCCATGCTTACTTTACATGAGATCCCTGCTGACTAAAACATTATTTGTCATGAGGTTTCAGGAAACTGAGAGGTACAAGTTAGGAAAACCAAGCACATTTCGCTATCTAAATCAGTCGAATTGCTATGCGTTGGATGGGCTTGATGATTCCAAGGAATACCTAGCTACAAGGAAAGCTATGGACGTTGTTGGAATCGGTTCTGAAGATCAGGTACTCTCCTTTTGGTTGCTTATTTACACATGCTTAGACATAGGAATAACTCTACTTAAATTCTATTTCTTCAGGATGCAATCTTCCGAGTAGTAGCTGCAATCCTTCATCTAGGGAACATCGAGTTTGCAAAGGGTGAAGAATCAGAAGCAGCAGAACCTAAGGACAAAAAATCACTGTTTCATCTAAAAACAGCAGCCGAACTTTTCATGTAAATGCTTCACTACTCTGTGTTTTCTCTGACGAACGGTTTTCTGGTTAGCCATAATTAGACCCTTCACTTGCTTTTTGTTTCAGGTGTGATGAGAAGGCTTTAGAAGATTCCTTGTGCAAAAGGGTCATGGTGACTCGTGATGAAAGCATTACAAAGTCGCTTGATCCTGATAGTGCAGCTCTAGGGAGAGATGCACTAGCCAAAATTGTCTATTCTAAATTGTTTGATTGGTAGGTTAACGATGACTATATCTTTTTTAAGGGAATTGTTATATTCTTGGGTGTTCTATGCAAAAggttttaattttcttgtttACAGGCTTGTAACCAAGATCAATAATTCCATTGGCCAAGACCCAGATTCAAAACACATTATTGGAGTTCTGGATATTTATGGATTCGAGAGTTTCAAGACAAACAGGTGCTTAACCGGTATGCCTTTGTTTCTGCTGATATTTAAGTCTCTGAAACTGATAACTGAATTCTTAACCTGCTTAGTACTTCTACACTCTCCGATTAAGCTTCTTTAAACATTGAACTGATGATCTGTTATCGAGTTTCTTATATATCAGTTGCTTCGCTAAAAGcttttttgtgatttagaataatgtgattattttggttttggcCCTTCCTTGCAGTTCTGTGGTTGGCTATTTAAGTATTATTAATAGTCTCTTCTCATTTTCACCGGAAATTTGCAGTTTTGAACAATTCTGTATAAATTTGACAAACGAGAAGTTACAGCAGCATTTCAACCAGGTTGGACAATGTCAGTAGATTGTTCTGTTTCTTAGGCTGACCCATATTCATGCATTACTTCCTCTTCTCTACAGCACGTGTTCAAGATGGAGCAAGAAGAATATACTAAAGAAGAGATTGACTGGAGTTACATAGAGTTCATTGACAATCAGGATATCCTCGATCTTATTGAAAAGGTTAGCAGTCACATAGTGTGCGGTGTTGAAACTTAGTGTTAGCATACCACTAGGTTTTGAGTATCTGATGAACTGTTTTTTCATCACAGAAACCTGGTGGTATCATTGCCCTTCTAGACGAGGCTTGGTAATGTTTAAAAgtcatgtttgtttgtttcttctttcttcttattACATAGAAAATCTGATTGGTATTTTGTTTGCTTCTGCAGCATGTTTCCAAGATCTACACATGATACATTCGCACAAAAGCTATACCAAACTTTTAAAGATCACAAGCGTTTTTCAAAGCCAAAACTGGCTCAAACAGACTTTACAATTTGCCACTATGCTGGTGATGTTAGTTTTCTTCATAACATGGACCTCTTGCCTAATTGCTTGTCTTGATATAAGGGAAAAATTACAATGACCATACTCGTGTCTAATTCCAGGTCACTTATCAGACAGAACTGTTTTTGGACAAAAACAAAGATTATGTTGTTGGAGAACATCAAGCTCTCCTGAGCTCTTCAGATTGTTCCTTTGTCTCCTCTTTATTTCCACCTTTGCCAGAGGAATCTTCGAAAACATCAAAGTTCTCATCAATAGGCTCTCAGTTTAAGGTTTGACGTAATGTTTAGTCCCTATTGATTCTGCTCATAATATTTACTGTGTTTCTCACCATGTACTAAAATACAGCATCAACTACAATCTTTGCTCGAGAGTTTGAGCACAACAGAGCCACACTACATACGATGTGTTAAACCAAATAACCTTCTTAAGCCAGAAATCTTTGAGAACATTAATATTCTGCAGCAACTTAGGTGTGGGGTAAGCTTTTGGTGTTTCAGAGAACCATAGCTGTCAATTTTGCAACTGTATTAATTATTCTGCTTTCCGATGATGTTATGAAACTTCATGTATATCTGATCTCAGGGAGTCATGGAAGCCATTAGGATTAGTTGTGCTGGATATCCCACAAGGAAGCCTTTCAATGAATTCTTGACCCGATTCAAAATTTTAGCTCCGGATACTACAAATAGAAGGTAGCTTTACCAACTGTTCGAGGTTTTTCATATTCTCTTAGTTTAGTTCTAATGAAACTTAAGGTATTGGAATCACTCTCTCTTTTTgggttctgattttttttttgttattagcAATGACGAAGTTGACGCTTGCAAAAAGCTACTAGCAAAAGTGGACCTCAAAGGTTTTCAGGTGCAGTTTCATAATCTTATCTCGTTTTTTTCTAGTTTGTTTCTTGTATTCTGGAATTAGTAGAATACATATAAAGGGTTCTGGAACTTCCACATTCGAACATGTTTGTTACTTGGTTAACACTGCGGTACATATACCGTTGGAAATATGATTATTcgtattaataattttcttgcATCTTAGATCGGGAAAACAAAGGTGTTTCTTAGAGCAGGTCAAATGGCAGAACTGGATGCTCACCGAGCTGAGGTTCTTGGTCGTTCAGCACGGATAATACAGAGGAAAGTCCTTTCTTATCAGTCCCGCAAAAAGTTTCTGTTGTTGCAGGCTGCTTCAACAGATATCCAGGCCTTGTGTAGAGGTAATACATGttgtatgcaaatatattttattgactTCAAGAAAATGTCATCAGACTGTCTAATTCCCTCGTCAAACTGTATACAGGGCAAGTTGCACGTGTTTCGTTTGAGAAGATGCGAATAGAAGTGGCTTGTCTGAGAATTCAGAATCAGGCACGGACTTATATTTGCCAGAAATCGTATAAGAGTCTGTGCTCTTCTGCTTGTTCAGTTCAGACGGGGATGCGAGCAAAAGCCGCCCGAGTCGAACTTCAATttaggaagaagagaagagcgGCAATCATTATTCAAGCAAGTTTAAGCTCACATgatgattaaattttttaatcttcTTATGACTCTCTTTTACCTAACATATACATCTACTTGTTTGGGTATTGATGACATGCAACTTACTGTTTACACAGAGTCAAACCAGAAGATTTTTGTGTCGTCGGCATTATGTGAGAATGAAGAAAGCAGCGATCGCCACTCAATGTGGCTGGAGAGTGAGAGTTGCTCGACGAGAATTGCGTAATCTTAAAATGGTACCActcctttactaacatatgaagTTCTTAGTTTCTCTAAATCTGCTCTTTACAAAAACTGACGTTCCATAATAAATACTCAATCTTCGTTTCTTATAATATATCGTGTCAAGTGATGTAGTCGCTTTTGTAACCAATTCACTAGACTAGCAGATCATTTCTTATGTTTCTCTATTTATTCAGGCTGCTAAAGAAGCCGGAGCACTTCAAGATGCTAAGAGCAAGCTGGAAAATCAATTGGAAGAACTCACTTCAAACTTAGAGCTTGAGAAACAGATGCGGGTACACATCACTTCGTTAATGATATCATGCTGGACACCACAGCACCTGTTACAACATTGTTTATTTtctgatgaaaaaaaaatatttttcttaaactcGTTGTAAACTCGACCACTTTTTTTGGTTCTCTATGAGGCGCCTGATCATTGTACTGTGCAGATGGAGATCGAGGAAGCAAAATCTCAAGAAATCGAAGCATTACAGTCAGCTTTAACTGACATAAAGCTTAAGCTCAAGGAAACTCAAGAAACCAAAAGCGCGGAGATCTCAAGATTGCAGTCTGCTTTACAAGACATGCAACTTGAGATTGAAGAACTCTCAAAGGGACTTGAGATGAGTAACGATCTTTCTGCTGAAAATGAACAGCTTAAAGTTAGTCCGTTAAAAAGTCTATGTGTTGAAGATAATGTTTAAGATTTTTACATGTATTATCCTTGTATTTTTGTCTGATGCTCTTTCTTTATAAGGAGTTGGTGAGTTCTTTGCAAAACAAGAATGATGGAGACGTAAGCAAGCTCAGTGAAGAGCAGATAAAACAAGAAGTTCCTGTAATTGATCAGACCGCGATCATTAAACTTGAAGCTGAAAATCAGCAGCTGAAGGTAAGATTACACAATCTAGATTCCTAACAGATTTCGGTTTTTCCTCTTGATAATATATTCTCATCAAGCATAACATTTTTAGGAGTTGGTAAGTTCTTTAGAGGAGAAAATCGATGCATTAGACAGAAAACATGATGAAACGAGCTCAAATATCACAGAGCAGTTgaaggagaatgtttcatctgATTATGAGATCGTGAGCAATCTTGCAGCTGAGAACGAGCGGCTCAAGGTAACCTTTCTACAGATGTAACCTCAACTAAGTGTGTTCATTTTATTTGTCCCCATAATCTGATGAATGGAACTATTTCTTAGGCACTAGTAGGCTCATTAGAGAAGAATCAAGATGGGAACCATTCTTCAGAGGGACAAAACGAGGGGAAAAGCATGTTGAAATTAGATAGCTTGACAGAGGATGGTTCAACAGATAATGAGAGGGTCAACAGACTTGCTGCTCAAAACAAAGACCTGAATGTAAGTGTtccatatatatacaatgtGAGTTTTATCTGCTTCTATAAGTTGATTTCtataatttgatttataaaaaatcaaCAGGACCTGGTAAGTTCACTGGAGAAGAAAATAGATGAAACAGAGAAGAAGTATGAGGAAGCAAGCAGACTTTGTGAAGAGAGGCTGAAGCAAGCTGTAGATGCGGAGACAAAGCTAATTGAAGCGAAGACGTCGATGCTAAGGTTTTACTCTTGCCGTTCTTTTTTTCTACAATATGTCTAGTTAGTACGTATGCATTACTCTATTATTCTTCTATTTAGGCTTCAGGAAAGGGTCTCCGACATGGAAACAGAAGAACATATTCGCCGGAAGCAGGCGCTGGTTAATTCGACTTCCCGGAGAATGTCACCGCAGGTGTCATTTACAGGAGCCTcggtaaacaatttttttactatttctCATACTTCTTTGTAGACTTTTTTGAAGAAgtatttgacttttttttcctttacctCTTGCAGGAGAATGGACATCATGTAagtgataaaaactatttttttactatttctcatagatgaacatttttttgacaTATTTTGCGTTCTTACAGGAGTCACTTGCTCCTATACCGGCTAAAAAAACTGGGACAGAATCTTCTCGTATTGAACAACAACCCCATGTATGTGCTTAGCGAAAACATTAGTTCCAACACTAGCTTAATACTTGTTTTAACTGGCTTAAATGCTTTGTCATGTTTCTATGATTCAGGAATTTGTTGATGTTCTTCTCAAATGCGTATCCCAAAATGTCGGTTTCAGTCATGGAAAGCCTGTCGCAGCTATCACAATATATAAATGTCTTATACACTGGAAAATTTTCGAAGCAGACAAAACCAGTATCTTTGACAAAATTGTTCCTGTTTTTGGTTCTGCAATAGAGGTAACCAGAGAAGTTTGAATTTTACTCGTTTGGTCAGAGACCAATGGTAGAAGTTAAAGCAATCATCCTCCTTTATTAATTTTCAGAATCAGGAAGACGACAATCATTTGGCTTATTGGCTAACAAACACATCAACTCTGTTATTTTTGCTTCAAAGAAGCCTGAGACATAGCCCAACTGGCTCAAGTCCCACAAAACCTCCTCAGCCAACTTCTTTTTTGGGAAGGATGACACAGGTaaggagtaaaaaaaaaaactctcgtCTTGATGGCCATGCAGCTTGATTCTTCAAGCTCtttaatgttattatatttttaaatgtttcatcGCACGTAGAGCTCATGTACCCAATATATGGTTTGTCTCAGGGTTTTCGTTCAACCTCTTCTCCTAACCTTTCAACTGATGTGGTGCATCAAGTAGATGCTAGATATCCTGCTTTGCTTTTCAAACAGCAGCTTACGGCTTATGTTGAAACAATGTATGGAATCATCAGAGAGAATTTCAAGAGAGAAGTATCGTCTCTGCTTTCTTCCTGCATTCAGGTGTATACCTTTGGTGACCGACCAAACAAACTAAACCTTTGAGACCCTATTCGCTTTGAAGAATTATCACTTCATTTTGATTAATTATCTTCTAATGATTCAGGATCTCAAGAAATCATCACATGACTCCTCTGTTGTGAAATCACCATCCAAGTCATCTGAAGACAATCCACCCGCTAAGCCATCTGAAGAGAATCTCGCCGCAAAGTCATCTGAAGATAATGATTCACCCTCTAAGACATCTGAAGAGAGCTCCCTGAAGAAGTCATCTGAAGATAATTCACCCGATAACTCTAAGTCATCTGTAGAGAATCTCGCCGCAAAGGCATCTGAAGATGATAATTCACCGGCTAAGACTTCTGAAGAGAACTCCCTGACGAAGTCATCTGAAGAGAATCTCCCAGCTAAGTCAAATTCACCGAAACAGTTATCTGAGGAGGATTCACTAGCTAAACAGGGCCAAGCAGCAATGTTGTCCGAAGAGAACTCGCCAGCCAACTCTTGGCAAAGCATTATTGGGCTTTTGAATTACAACCTCATCACATGGAAGAAAAATTATGTAAGAATATTTCTGTATTTAAGCTTCACATACTTCTTAACTTCCTTACTAAAAACGTTTTCTTTCAGGTTCCTCCATTTCTTGTTCAGAAGATCTTCAGCCAAACTTTCCAATACATCAACGTTCAACTCTTCAACTGGTAACTGTTTATATCCCCTTCATCGCCTATAACTGTGAAATAAATCACATGTGATGCCGTCAACCACTAAACTAGAGCTGTTATCTGATCGATGCAGTCTTCTCCTCGAACAAGAATACTGCACATTCAACATGGGAAAGGAAGTGAAGGCAGGGTTAGATGAATTAGATTCATGGTGTAGCCAAGCGACTGGAGAGGTATAATTTGACTTAAAACAACTTTAGTAACAAAACGGCATGATTTCACTTGTTACTCTTGAATGCAGTTCGTGGGGTCTTCTTGGGATGAACTCAAGCCCACGAGACAAGCCGTAGAGCTCCTGGTTTGTATTCTTCTCTTGACAGTGTTACAGTGTACCACTCTCCCTCTTGTATCTCGTTCCTGAATGTTGATGGGTTTCCTCTTTCAGGTTACAGAACAGAAGTCCACAATTACATATGACGATCTTACAACTAACCTTTGCCCGGTAACTCTCTGCTTCTCTGGTTACAGAATCAAATAACTTACCCTTTTTCTGATCTTTCTCTGTGTATCAGGTTCTTGGTACTCAGCAACTGTATAGGATATGCATCCTTTCCAATAACGAAGACCACAACGATCATAACGTATCGCCAGAGGTACGTTGCAATGAATATCTTCCCAGAGATCTGATAAACCAAACATGACAAGAGATTCTTCTATTGACTTATTTGGTCTTAATGCTGCATTCGATGCAGGTGATTTCTAACTTAAAACTTCTAATGACAAATGAAGATGAAGACAGCCGTTCCTTTTTATTAGACGATGATTCCAGGTACTAGCTAAATATACTCACAAGCCTCTCTAAACATTGTCATGCatcatgaatattttttttccttttgtgtGAACACAACAGCATCCCTTTTGAAACCGATGAGGTCGCGAACTGCATGCAAGAAAAGGACTTTGCGAATGTAAAATCAGTTTCCGAGCTCGCTGATAATCCTAGCTTCCTCTTTCTCAAGGACTGAGAAACTGTTTCAGTTTTCTTCCTAATGCCTCTAACTAATGGGGCTAAGCTACCATTGATTCACATTGGTATAAGCTGTATATGTAATAGGTTACTGTTTTTAATTTCCCCAAAGGGCGTTTTAATTTGAGCGTCTGTAGCTGATCAGCTTCCGCTTTTCAGCTTGATTGCTTGTACGTCAAGAAACTCAGGCGGGAATTTTGAactaaaacaaattttgtttaataaataaatttattgacacTGAAGACAGCCAACTGGGCCTTGGAAAATTTTGGGCTTAAACCACTTGGCCCAGATTGTAAGAGTAATTATGTTTACCCAGTGAGAGTAGATATTTTTGCCTTTGAACCTGAGATTCCTCTTGAAGAAGGTTAACCAAACTAGAAACATAAATTCTTATTAGAAAAAGTTTAGTTCCAATATTCCTTAGTGATTAGTGATTGATCGCTGATTTGGTTGTACTTCACTATAgccttttaaaatattcaaaaagaacAGGTAAATAATAACCAAACTGAGAACCCAATTTAATAAACCAAAGAAACTAAATCAAACTTGAATGAttgttgattaaaaaaaaaactgcgtCACATTTTACCATTGAAAcaatcacacacacacacacacacacagattAACGTTCCAGTAAAACCAGTACAAGAGCAACTGTCTGTTGAATCATTCTTCCTCTTATTACCCAATgttaaagataaaacaaaaacatattattaaccCTCATTGAGGTATGCATTTGTGAGAAACTGAGAAGAGATCACCAGACATCAGGACGGAGTTCCCCAGTGGCGGGTGGCATCCAACGACCAGAATTGTAAACGTTCTCGCCAACTTTCCATCCCGGAACATCCTTCATTACATATGCCTCGTAGTCCAGATACTTTTTCCACTCGGACACAAAC
The window above is part of the Brassica napus cultivar Da-Ae chromosome C8, Da-Ae, whole genome shotgun sequence genome. Proteins encoded here:
- the LOC111205440 gene encoding myosin-7, producing MAASAKVSVGSHVWVEDPEEAWIDGEVEDANSDEITVNCSGKTVVAKVNAVYPKDPEFPELGVDDMTKLAYLHEPGLLLNLKCRYDANEIYTYTGNILIAVNPFKRLPHLYGIDTMKQYKGTPFGELSPHPFAVADSAYRKMINEGVSQAILVSGESGAGKTESTKMLMRFLAYMGGRAESEGRSVEQQVLESNPVLEAFGNAKTVRNNNSSRFGKFVEIQFDQRGRISGAAIRTYLLERSRVCQVSDPERNYHCFYMLCAAPEQETERYKLGKPSTFRYLNQSNCYALDGLDDSKEYLATRKAMDVVGIGSEDQDAIFRVVAAILHLGNIEFAKGEESEAAEPKDKKSLFHLKTAAELFMCDEKALEDSLCKRVMVTRDESITKSLDPDSAALGRDALAKIVYSKLFDWLVTKINNSIGQDPDSKHIIGVLDIYGFESFKTNSFEQFCINLTNEKLQQHFNQHVFKMEQEEYTKEEIDWSYIEFIDNQDILDLIEKKPGGIIALLDEACMFPRSTHDTFAQKLYQTFKDHKRFSKPKLAQTDFTICHYAGDVTYQTELFLDKNKDYVVGEHQALLSSSDCSFVSSLFPPLPEESSKTSKFSSIGSQFKHQLQSLLESLSTTEPHYIRCVKPNNLLKPEIFENINILQQLRCGGVMEAIRISCAGYPTRKPFNEFLTRFKILAPDTTNRSNDEVDACKKLLAKVDLKGFQIGKTKVFLRAGQMAELDAHRAEVLGRSARIIQRKVLSYQSRKKFLLLQAASTDIQALCRGQVARVSFEKMRIEVACLRIQNQARTYICQKSYKSLCSSACSVQTGMRAKAARVELQFRKKRRAAIIIQSQTRRFLCRRHYVRMKKAAIATQCGWRVRVARRELRNLKMAAKEAGALQDAKSKLENQLEELTSNLELEKQMRMEIEEAKSQEIEALQSALTDIKLKLKETQETKSAEISRLQSALQDMQLEIEELSKGLEMSNDLSAENEQLKELVSSLQNKNDGDVSKLSEEQIKQEVPVIDQTAIIKLEAENQQLKELVSSLEEKIDALDRKHDETSSNITEQLKENVSSDYEIVSNLAAENERLKALVGSLEKNQDGNHSSEGQNEGKSMLKLDSLTEDGSTDNERVNRLAAQNKDLNDLVSSLEKKIDETEKKYEEASRLCEERLKQAVDAETKLIEAKTSMLRLQERVSDMETEEHIRRKQALVNSTSRRMSPQVSFTGASENGHHESLAPIPAKKTGTESSRIEQQPHEFVDVLLKCVSQNVGFSHGKPVAAITIYKCLIHWKIFEADKTSIFDKIVPVFGSAIENQEDDNHLAYWLTNTSTLLFLLQRSLRHSPTGSSPTKPPQPTSFLGRMTQGFRSTSSPNLSTDVVHQVDARYPALLFKQQLTAYVETMYGIIRENFKREVSSLLSSCIQDLKKSSHDSSVVKSPSKSSEDNPPAKPSEENLAAKSSEDNDSPSKTSEESSLKKSSEDNSPDNSKSSVENLAAKASEDDNSPAKTSEENSLTKSSEENLPAKSNSPKQLSEEDSLAKQGQAAMLSEENSPANSWQSIIGLLNYNLITWKKNYVPPFLVQKIFSQTFQYINVQLFNCLLLEQEYCTFNMGKEVKAGLDELDSWCSQATGEFVGSSWDELKPTRQAVELLVTEQKSTITYDDLTTNLCPVLGTQQLYRICILSNNEDHNDHNVSPEVISNLKLLMTNEDEDSRSFLLDDDSSIPFETDEVANCMQEKDFANVKSVSELADNPSFLFLKD